From one Pyxidicoccus sp. MSG2 genomic stretch:
- a CDS encoding arsenate reductase ArsC encodes MNTVIFACVHNAGRSQMAAAFFNALADPAKARAVSAGTQPGERVHPEVQAAMAEVGIDLSGARPQRLTDELAQHAQWLITMGCGDACPYVPGLKRGDWPLEDPKGKPVERVREIRDDVRTRVSELLKQQGWAR; translated from the coding sequence ATGAATACGGTCATCTTCGCCTGTGTGCACAACGCTGGCCGCTCACAGATGGCAGCCGCCTTCTTCAATGCCCTGGCCGACCCGGCCAAGGCGCGCGCCGTGTCCGCGGGCACCCAGCCAGGAGAGCGCGTCCATCCCGAGGTGCAGGCAGCCATGGCCGAGGTGGGCATCGACCTGTCGGGCGCCAGGCCCCAGCGCCTCACGGACGAACTGGCCCAGCACGCCCAGTGGCTCATCACCATGGGCTGCGGCGATGCGTGCCCGTACGTGCCGGGGTTGAAGCGCGGTGACTGGCCCCTCGAGGACCCCAAAGGCAAGCCGGTGGAGCGCGTGCGTGAGATTCGCGATGACGTCCGCACCCGCGTCTCGGAGTTGCTGAAGCAGCAGGGCTGGGCCCGGTAG
- a CDS encoding ArsR/SmtB family transcription factor, giving the protein MPAVISALDVRSASRLFKALGDETRLRIVALLSHGELCVCHFESALELTQSNTSRQLAVLKNAGIVEARRDGSWVYYQLAPQLDEVCKVQLKALVSAFSKRDVLREDVERLLKSRGPNACK; this is encoded by the coding sequence ATGCCCGCCGTCATCTCCGCCCTGGATGTCCGCTCCGCCTCGCGCCTCTTCAAGGCGTTGGGGGATGAGACCCGTCTGCGCATCGTCGCGCTCCTCAGCCACGGGGAGCTGTGCGTCTGCCACTTCGAATCCGCGCTCGAGCTGACGCAGTCGAACACCTCCCGACAGCTCGCCGTGCTGAAGAACGCGGGCATCGTCGAGGCCCGGCGTGACGGCAGTTGGGTCTACTACCAACTGGCCCCGCAGCTGGACGAAGTGTGCAAGGTCCAGCTCAAGGCACTCGTCTCGGCCTTCTCCAAGAGGGACGTGCTCCGCGAGGACGTAGAGCGCCTCCTCAAGAGCCGGGGCCCCAACGCTTGCAAGTAG
- a CDS encoding copper oxidase, with product MPNRDYRPVVVPNGSKLPWKVVDGVKVFHLVAEEVDHELAPGLKALCWGYNGRVHGPTIEVVEGDRVRVYVTNRLPAATTVHWHGILVPNGMDGVGGLNQKSIAPGETFRYEFTLRQSGTNMYHSHHDEMTQIALGMGGMFVIHPRRPVGPRIDRDFAIMLHEWRIDVGTRRPNPNEMTDFNLLTMNARAFPGTEPLVVRKGERVRIRLGNLSPQNHHPIHLHGYQFRITETDGGRIPEAGQWPETTVLVPVGSTRTIEFVADEPGDWALHCHMTHHTMNQMGHEFPNMIGVKQGGLDAKVRTLLPGYMTMGQTGMAEMGEMGMPVPPNSIPMVGGQGKHDYITMGGMFTVLKVRDRLESYENPGWYDNPPGSLVVAASPDELRRDGIDVNAPAPVEPGASG from the coding sequence ATGCCCAACCGGGACTACCGGCCCGTGGTGGTGCCCAACGGCTCGAAGCTCCCGTGGAAGGTGGTGGATGGCGTGAAGGTCTTCCACCTGGTGGCCGAGGAGGTGGACCACGAGCTCGCCCCGGGGTTGAAGGCCCTCTGCTGGGGCTACAACGGACGGGTGCACGGCCCCACCATCGAGGTGGTGGAGGGTGACCGGGTGCGCGTCTACGTCACCAACCGACTGCCGGCGGCCACCACCGTCCACTGGCACGGCATCCTGGTGCCCAACGGTATGGATGGCGTGGGCGGACTCAACCAGAAGTCCATCGCTCCGGGTGAGACGTTCCGCTACGAATTCACGCTGCGCCAGTCGGGTACGAACATGTACCACTCGCACCATGACGAGATGACGCAGATTGCCCTCGGCATGGGCGGGATGTTCGTCATCCACCCGCGCCGTCCCGTGGGGCCCCGCATCGACCGCGACTTCGCCATCATGCTGCACGAGTGGCGCATCGACGTGGGCACCCGCCGGCCCAATCCGAACGAGATGACGGACTTCAACCTGCTCACCATGAACGCGCGGGCATTCCCGGGCACGGAGCCGCTCGTGGTGCGCAAGGGAGAGCGGGTGCGCATCCGCCTGGGAAACCTGAGCCCGCAGAACCACCACCCCATCCACCTGCACGGCTACCAGTTCCGCATCACCGAGACGGATGGCGGGCGCATCCCCGAGGCCGGGCAGTGGCCGGAGACCACGGTGCTCGTGCCGGTGGGCAGCACGCGCACCATCGAGTTCGTGGCGGACGAGCCCGGCGACTGGGCCCTCCACTGCCATATGACCCACCATACGATGAACCAGATGGGCCACGAGTTCCCCAACATGATTGGCGTGAAGCAGGGCGGGCTGGACGCGAAGGTGCGCACGCTGCTGCCGGGCTACATGACCATGGGCCAGACGGGCATGGCGGAGATGGGCGAGATGGGGATGCCCGTCCCGCCCAACTCCATTCCCATGGTGGGGGGGCAGGGCAAGCACGACTACATCACCATGGGCGGCATGTTCACCGTGCTCAAGGTGCGCGACAGGCTGGAGAGCTACGAGAACCCGGGCTGGTACGACAACCCGCCCGGCTCGCTGGTGGTGGCGGCGAGCCCGGACGAGCTGCGCCGGGACGGCATCGACGTGAATGCGCCAGCGCCGGTCGAGCCTGGAGCATCAGGCTGA
- a CDS encoding arsenate reductase ArsC, whose translation MTTRAPFKVLFLCTGNSARSILAEFLLKRLGGERFEVYSAGAAPTGQVHPLALRLLRERFRIPAADARSKSWDEFRDVRFDFVITVCDKARESCPVWPHQPVIAHWGSDDPAAVEGSELEKEAAFLKVAMEISRRLELFLALPIEKLDRLRLTALTRDIGEPQPAPSPLPREPSR comes from the coding sequence GTGACGACGCGAGCCCCCTTCAAGGTCCTGTTCCTCTGCACGGGCAACTCCGCCCGGAGCATCCTGGCTGAGTTTCTGCTCAAGCGTCTCGGCGGTGAGCGCTTCGAGGTGTACAGCGCGGGGGCCGCACCCACCGGCCAGGTCCACCCCCTTGCCCTGCGGTTGCTTCGCGAGCGCTTCCGCATCCCCGCCGCTGACGCGCGCAGCAAGTCCTGGGACGAGTTCCGGGATGTGCGCTTCGACTTCGTCATCACCGTCTGCGACAAGGCGCGCGAGTCCTGCCCGGTATGGCCGCACCAGCCCGTCATCGCGCACTGGGGAAGTGACGACCCGGCGGCGGTGGAAGGCAGCGAGCTGGAGAAGGAGGCCGCCTTCCTGAAGGTGGCCATGGAGATTTCCCGAAGGCTGGAGCTGTTCCTCGCGTTGCCCATCGAAAAGCTGGACCGGCTGCGCCTGACGGCGCTCACCCGCGACATCGGTGAGCCGCAACCCGCACCTTCACCACTGCCCCGGGAGCCTTCCCGATGA
- a CDS encoding TolC family protein, with the protein MRHVALLLALLSPVAALAQDDARTPATQATSIPALVTDPTLSQLLTEALESRPELRQAEAQVQAAQERVPQAGALPDPVLQLGIQNDGFGELMIGEMEGSYYSIMASQAVPFPGKRALRTEVARLGARAASTQVLRARLSIEAEVRRGYLDLLLTRERLVLLDRLEALWKQSAETVRIRYEAGEGAQSDLLRSQLELNRLRQRRLALNAEERTRVQTLNRLSGRPLDTPLPTTLRVRDLRVPEFGDAESATKDALERSPELAQARVTVEQAGRQVALARRERLPDFTVSAGVMPRGGDFPPMWQANVGVTLPIFSGRKQNRAVAESSANAEATTRATEAVEQVLRLRVLERLNTLAALRDTVALFRGGILMQSAATAESTLTQYRVGRASFASVLEANTGIIRDEEEYLRTLVDAQRLAIAQAEVSLEPVGSIAAGGLGSGGMPGAGSTPSASAPAASSGGTAGTAPAASSSSSMSGM; encoded by the coding sequence ATGAGGCACGTTGCCCTCCTGCTGGCGCTGCTCTCTCCCGTGGCGGCGCTGGCTCAAGACGACGCTCGCACGCCGGCCACGCAAGCCACCTCCATACCGGCGCTGGTGACGGACCCGACGCTCTCGCAGCTCCTCACGGAAGCCCTCGAATCGCGCCCGGAGCTGCGCCAGGCCGAAGCACAGGTCCAGGCGGCCCAGGAGCGCGTCCCGCAGGCGGGTGCCCTACCGGACCCGGTCCTGCAACTGGGCATCCAGAACGACGGCTTTGGCGAGCTCATGATCGGCGAGATGGAGGGCAGCTACTACAGCATCATGGCCTCCCAGGCCGTGCCCTTCCCTGGCAAGCGTGCGCTGCGCACCGAGGTCGCACGCCTGGGGGCCAGGGCCGCGTCAACGCAAGTCCTGCGAGCGCGACTGTCCATCGAGGCCGAGGTGCGCCGGGGCTATCTCGACCTGCTGCTGACGCGCGAGCGGCTCGTGCTGCTGGACCGGCTCGAGGCGCTCTGGAAGCAGTCCGCCGAGACAGTCCGCATCCGCTACGAAGCCGGTGAGGGCGCCCAATCCGACCTGCTGCGCTCCCAGCTCGAGCTCAACCGGCTGCGCCAGCGCCGGCTGGCACTGAACGCCGAGGAGCGCACCCGCGTGCAGACCCTGAACCGGCTGAGTGGCCGGCCCCTCGATACGCCCCTGCCCACCACCCTGCGCGTGCGCGACCTGAGGGTGCCGGAGTTCGGTGACGCCGAATCAGCAACGAAGGACGCGCTCGAACGCAGCCCCGAACTGGCCCAGGCCCGCGTGACGGTGGAGCAGGCCGGCCGGCAGGTGGCGCTCGCGCGACGTGAGCGCCTGCCCGACTTCACCGTGAGCGCGGGAGTCATGCCCCGTGGCGGCGACTTCCCACCCATGTGGCAGGCCAATGTCGGCGTCACCCTGCCCATCTTCTCCGGGAGGAAGCAGAACCGAGCGGTGGCGGAGAGCAGCGCCAATGCCGAGGCCACCACCCGGGCCACGGAGGCCGTGGAGCAGGTGCTGCGGCTACGAGTGCTGGAGCGCCTCAACACCCTGGCCGCGCTGCGCGACACGGTGGCCCTCTTCCGCGGTGGCATCTTGATGCAGTCGGCAGCGACCGCCGAGAGCACCCTGACGCAGTACCGCGTCGGACGCGCCTCGTTCGCCTCGGTGCTGGAGGCCAACACCGGCATCATCCGCGACGAGGAGGAGTACCTGCGGACGCTCGTGGATGCGCAGCGCCTCGCCATCGCCCAGGCCGAGGTGAGCCTGGAGCCCGTCGGCTCCATCGCCGCTGGCGGCCTCGGCTCGGGCGGCATGCCCGGAGCGGGCAGCACCCCGTCGGCCTCCGCCCCCGCCGCCTCGTCTGGTGGCACTGCCGGCACCGCTCCCGCCGCCTCCTCCTCGTCTTCCATGTCCGGAATGTAG
- a CDS encoding TolC family protein produces the protein MRLAVLAGAALMAGGCASIQKERGHAEVAALVEERLGRKTRWNQGTPEDAEVARHLDALLKEDLTSDHAVEVALLNNPALQATYEDLGVSQADMVQAGLLSNPTLEGSIGFPISGIGGIEHEVSLVQEFVDLFTLPLRKRVAQEQFVADTLRVAHEALATAAEVRKTFSQVQALQQLVELRRMALQAAESAADFSVRLRAAGNITELDLASEQAAAEGARLELAEEELALVEAREHLNRLMGLWGPRTQWTLSAKLPPLHGQEASLEHLESLAIRQRLDIDAARKQVALLWNALELARSTRFFGRVEVGVHTHQDADGPRLFGPTLSLELPIFDQRQALIARLEAQHRQGERRLTELSVNTRSEVRAARARLLSLRLVADRYRRVVLPLREKVVEQAQLQYNAMQIGLFQLLSAKREQVEAYRGYIEAVRDYWMARADLEQLVGGRLREGSAESTPSPTRPPQPPSPAQPGPPTQPAQPSQPAQPGTHTGHGQDTANGTESPHEHPHD, from the coding sequence GTGAGGCTGGCCGTACTCGCTGGCGCGGCACTGATGGCGGGCGGCTGCGCGTCCATCCAGAAGGAGCGTGGCCACGCGGAGGTGGCGGCGCTCGTCGAGGAGCGGCTGGGCCGCAAGACGCGCTGGAACCAGGGCACCCCGGAGGACGCCGAGGTTGCGCGCCATCTCGACGCGCTCCTGAAGGAAGACCTCACCTCGGACCATGCGGTGGAGGTGGCCCTGCTCAACAATCCGGCGCTCCAGGCTACCTACGAGGACCTGGGCGTCTCGCAGGCCGACATGGTGCAGGCCGGGCTGCTCTCCAACCCGACGTTGGAGGGGAGCATCGGCTTCCCCATCTCCGGCATCGGCGGCATCGAGCACGAAGTCTCCTTGGTGCAGGAGTTCGTGGACCTGTTCACGCTCCCGCTGCGCAAGCGCGTCGCCCAGGAGCAGTTCGTGGCCGACACGCTGCGCGTGGCGCATGAGGCGCTGGCCACTGCGGCGGAGGTGCGCAAGACCTTCAGCCAGGTGCAGGCCCTCCAGCAACTCGTGGAGCTGCGCCGCATGGCGCTCCAGGCGGCCGAGTCGGCGGCGGACTTCTCTGTCCGGCTGCGCGCCGCAGGCAACATCACCGAGCTGGACCTTGCGAGTGAGCAGGCCGCCGCCGAGGGAGCCCGGCTCGAGCTGGCGGAGGAGGAGCTCGCCTTGGTGGAGGCCCGGGAGCACCTCAACCGCCTCATGGGGCTATGGGGTCCGCGCACGCAGTGGACCCTCTCCGCGAAGCTCCCGCCGTTGCACGGCCAGGAGGCCTCGCTGGAGCACTTGGAGTCGCTCGCCATTCGCCAGCGGCTGGACATCGATGCGGCCCGGAAGCAGGTGGCCCTGCTCTGGAACGCGCTGGAGCTGGCGCGGAGTACGCGCTTCTTCGGCCGCGTGGAAGTCGGCGTCCACACGCACCAGGACGCGGACGGCCCCAGGCTCTTCGGTCCGACCCTGTCCCTGGAATTGCCCATCTTCGACCAGCGCCAGGCCCTCATCGCCCGGCTGGAAGCCCAGCACCGCCAGGGGGAGCGGCGGCTCACGGAGCTGTCCGTCAACACCCGCTCGGAGGTCCGTGCCGCCCGCGCCCGGCTGCTGTCGCTCCGCCTGGTGGCGGACCGCTACCGGCGGGTGGTGCTGCCCCTGCGTGAGAAGGTCGTCGAGCAGGCGCAGCTCCAGTACAACGCCATGCAGATCGGCCTGTTCCAGTTGCTCTCGGCCAAGCGCGAGCAGGTGGAGGCGTACCGGGGCTACATCGAGGCCGTCCGCGACTACTGGATGGCGCGGGCCGACCTGGAGCAGCTCGTGGGTGGCCGGCTCCGGGAGGGCAGCGCGGAATCCACGCCCTCGCCCACGCGGCCGCCGCAGCCGCCATCCCCCGCGCAGCCCGGACCGCCCACACAACCCGCGCAACCCTCGCAGCCAGCACAGCCCGGGACGCACACCGGGCACGGACAGGACACCGCCAACGGCACGGAGAGCCCCCATGAGCACCCGCACGACTGA
- a CDS encoding cupredoxin domain-containing protein, whose product MPDVPEGILSGSNQPMKMSLMGALASLTLMVATPAAACAEHAKQSEPTKQTEHAKQAAHGGAARTAPAEKPASAPTVKNGVHTVELAVTSKGFEPANVKVKAGQPVRMVVTRKTDKTCATEIVVADLGINQPLPLDTPVTVEFTPSESGTLRYACAMDHISGLVTIQ is encoded by the coding sequence ATGCCGGACGTCCCCGAGGGCATCCTCTCCGGGAGCAACCAACCGATGAAGATGAGCCTGATGGGAGCCCTTGCCAGCCTCACCCTGATGGTCGCCACCCCGGCGGCTGCGTGTGCCGAGCACGCCAAGCAGTCCGAGCCCACCAAGCAGACCGAGCACGCCAAGCAGGCCGCGCACGGAGGCGCAGCCAGGACCGCGCCTGCGGAGAAGCCCGCTTCAGCCCCGACCGTCAAGAACGGCGTCCACACCGTCGAGCTCGCGGTGACGTCCAAGGGCTTCGAGCCTGCGAACGTGAAGGTGAAGGCGGGGCAGCCGGTCCGCATGGTGGTCACCCGCAAGACGGACAAGACGTGCGCCACGGAAATCGTCGTGGCCGATCTGGGCATCAACCAGCCGCTCCCCCTGGACACGCCGGTGACCGTGGAGTTCACCCCCAGCGAGTCGGGCACGCTGCGCTACGCCTGCGCGATGGACCACATCAGCGGGCTCGTCACCATCCAGTAG
- a CDS encoding PstS family phosphate ABC transporter substrate-binding protein, protein MRRTYTAAAVAIAVGLGGCKKESAPSGDGASTGAQAKPATMGSGTVKVDGSSTVYPITEAVAEEFQKASREVKVTVGISGTGGGFKKFCNGETDISNASRPIKPSEVELCQKNGIEYIELPIAYDGLAVLVNPANTWATSMTVAELKKMWEPEAQGKVMKWSDVRPGWPDAELRLYGAGVDSGTYDYFTEAIVKKEHSSRGDFTSSEDDNVIVQGIANDKNALGFFGYAYYSENKDKLKLVPIDDEKADNGAGPVAPSGETVRNGTYQPLSRPIFIYVARKSLERPEVGRFVKFYTANAEKLVPEVGYIPLPTNAYSLAQARVDARKTGSLFGGKGSQVGVSIEQLLAKEATSEGQQAQQ, encoded by the coding sequence ATGCGGCGCACGTATACGGCAGCGGCAGTGGCCATCGCGGTGGGACTGGGAGGATGCAAGAAGGAGTCGGCCCCGTCCGGGGATGGAGCAAGCACGGGCGCGCAAGCCAAGCCCGCGACGATGGGCTCGGGCACCGTCAAGGTGGACGGCTCCAGCACCGTGTACCCCATCACCGAGGCGGTGGCCGAGGAGTTCCAGAAGGCCAGCCGGGAGGTGAAGGTGACGGTCGGCATCTCCGGCACGGGTGGCGGCTTCAAGAAGTTCTGCAATGGGGAGACGGACATCTCCAACGCCTCGCGGCCCATCAAGCCCAGCGAGGTGGAGCTGTGCCAGAAGAATGGCATCGAGTACATCGAGCTGCCCATCGCCTATGACGGCCTGGCCGTCCTGGTAAACCCTGCCAACACCTGGGCCACGTCCATGACGGTGGCCGAGTTGAAGAAGATGTGGGAGCCGGAGGCCCAGGGAAAGGTGATGAAGTGGAGCGACGTGCGCCCGGGGTGGCCGGACGCCGAGCTGCGCCTCTACGGCGCGGGCGTGGACTCGGGCACCTACGACTACTTCACCGAGGCCATCGTCAAGAAGGAGCACTCCAGCCGGGGTGACTTCACCTCCAGCGAGGACGACAACGTCATCGTCCAGGGCATCGCCAACGACAAGAACGCGCTGGGCTTCTTCGGCTACGCCTACTACTCGGAGAACAAGGACAAGCTGAAGCTCGTCCCCATCGACGACGAGAAGGCGGACAACGGCGCCGGCCCGGTTGCGCCTTCCGGCGAGACGGTGCGCAACGGCACCTACCAGCCGCTCTCCCGCCCCATCTTCATCTACGTGGCCAGGAAGTCGCTGGAGCGGCCCGAGGTGGGCCGCTTCGTCAAGTTCTACACCGCCAACGCGGAGAAGCTGGTTCCCGAGGTGGGCTACATCCCGCTGCCCACGAATGCCTACTCGCTGGCACAGGCCCGGGTGGACGCGCGCAAGACAGGCTCGCTCTTCGGCGGAAAGGGAAGCCAGGTCGGCGTCTCCATCGAGCAGCTCCTGGCGAAGGAAGCCACCAGCGAGGGCCAGCAGGCGCAGCAGTAG
- the arsB gene encoding ACR3 family arsenite efflux transporter encodes MTATTAPDSIVKKLSLIDRFLPVWIFAAMGLGIGLGRAFPDLGARLDTVKLDTVSLPIAIGLLWMMYPVLAKVRYGELGRLRARGRLFTTSLVLNWVVGPVLMFALAWLFLPDLPHYRNGLILIGLARCIAMVLIWNMLACGSNEVAAVLVALNSVFQILFYSVLGWLFLTVVPGWFGADVAAFDVSMGSIAKSVLIFLGVPLVAGALTRLGLTRLKGEAWYEQRFLPRLGPTALLGLLYTIVLMFAMQGEKITRLPMDVVRISLPLLVYFGIMFTSAFFLSRRLGFSYEETASLSFTAAGNNFELAIAVAVGVFGMASGEALAGVVGPLIEVPALIALVYLSLWLKRRLFPAASEPVLPRRFEGKAPASRPGEVRP; translated from the coding sequence ATGACCGCCACGACTGCCCCTGACAGCATCGTCAAGAAGCTCTCCCTCATCGACAGGTTCCTGCCGGTGTGGATTTTCGCCGCCATGGGCCTGGGCATCGGGCTGGGCCGGGCCTTCCCGGACCTGGGCGCGCGGCTGGACACGGTGAAGCTGGACACCGTCTCGCTGCCCATCGCCATCGGCCTCTTGTGGATGATGTACCCGGTGCTGGCCAAGGTGCGCTACGGCGAGCTGGGCAGGCTGCGCGCGCGCGGCAGGCTCTTCACCACCTCGCTGGTGCTCAACTGGGTGGTGGGGCCGGTGCTGATGTTCGCGCTGGCATGGCTCTTCCTGCCGGACCTGCCGCACTACCGCAACGGGCTCATCCTCATCGGCCTCGCGCGCTGCATCGCCATGGTCCTCATCTGGAACATGCTGGCCTGCGGCAGCAACGAGGTGGCCGCCGTGCTGGTGGCCCTCAACTCCGTCTTCCAGATTCTCTTCTACTCGGTGCTGGGCTGGCTTTTCCTCACCGTCGTCCCGGGCTGGTTCGGCGCGGACGTCGCGGCGTTCGACGTGTCCATGGGGAGCATCGCGAAGAGCGTGCTCATCTTCCTGGGCGTGCCGCTGGTGGCCGGAGCGCTGACGCGGCTCGGGCTCACGCGGCTCAAGGGTGAGGCCTGGTACGAGCAGCGCTTCCTGCCGCGCCTGGGGCCCACCGCGCTGCTCGGGCTGCTCTACACCATCGTCCTCATGTTCGCGATGCAGGGGGAGAAGATTACGCGCCTGCCGATGGACGTGGTGCGCATCTCGCTTCCGCTGCTCGTCTACTTCGGCATCATGTTCACCAGCGCGTTCTTCCTCTCGCGCCGACTGGGCTTCAGCTACGAGGAGACGGCGTCCCTCTCCTTCACTGCGGCGGGCAACAACTTCGAATTGGCCATCGCGGTGGCGGTGGGCGTCTTCGGCATGGCCTCGGGGGAAGCCCTGGCCGGCGTGGTCGGTCCGCTCATCGAGGTGCCCGCGCTCATCGCCCTCGTGTACCTTTCGCTGTGGCTCAAGCGCCGGCTCTTCCCAGCGGCCAGCGAGCCCGTTCTGCCTCGCCGCTTCGAAGGCAAGGCGCCCGCGTCCCGCCCAGGTGAGGTGCGCCCGTGA
- a CDS encoding efflux RND transporter periplasmic adaptor subunit, with protein sequence MSLENPSPSPSRRRFGAAALAAAALTSAVLGGGAVHLLAHQDEAHDAHASAPSDSSTPSASEPAATRYQCPMHPSIVQDHPGKCPICGMDLVALAPAAPGGEGAAMVQGLAPVTIDFSRQQLIGLRTAPVTEGKVGGTWRTNGRVAMDETRVRRVNVKVAGFVERVHADFTGKPVRQGEPLLSLYSPELLAAQEEYLLALRTRQALGEAGGMATDGDTLVAAARRKLLLWDVPPTALERLARTGEATRTLTLVSPISGVITKKDVVEGARLEMGATPYEIVDLSRVWVLADVYESELRHVKVGMPANLQLKAFPNRVFAGKVAFLDPVMDAATRTVKVRLEFPNPDGDLRPEMFGEVVLRGTTRDALKVPSDAVVPTGTTQVVFVALGDGRFQPREVRLGESDGKSVEVTSGLKAGDQVVTGANFLVDSESRLRASLAALAAPSSGSDTAAPPPSSPPASAPPAASGHGGH encoded by the coding sequence ATGTCTCTTGAGAACCCATCGCCGTCCCCCTCGCGCCGCCGCTTCGGAGCCGCCGCGCTCGCCGCAGCAGCGCTGACCAGCGCCGTGCTGGGCGGAGGCGCCGTGCACCTGCTGGCCCACCAGGATGAGGCGCATGACGCCCACGCGTCGGCTCCCTCGGACAGCTCCACCCCATCCGCCTCCGAGCCAGCCGCTACGCGCTACCAGTGCCCGATGCACCCGAGCATCGTGCAGGACCACCCGGGCAAGTGCCCCATCTGCGGAATGGACCTGGTGGCGCTTGCGCCAGCTGCTCCCGGAGGCGAGGGAGCAGCGATGGTGCAGGGGCTGGCCCCCGTCACCATCGACTTCTCGCGCCAGCAGCTCATCGGCCTGCGCACCGCCCCGGTCACGGAGGGCAAGGTGGGGGGAACCTGGCGGACCAACGGCCGCGTGGCCATGGACGAGACCCGCGTGCGCCGCGTCAACGTGAAGGTCGCCGGCTTCGTCGAGCGCGTGCACGCGGACTTCACCGGCAAGCCGGTGCGCCAAGGCGAGCCGCTCCTCTCCCTCTACAGTCCCGAGCTGCTCGCCGCTCAGGAGGAGTACCTGCTGGCCCTGCGCACCCGCCAGGCCCTGGGCGAAGCAGGGGGAATGGCCACGGACGGCGACACGCTGGTCGCGGCGGCCCGACGCAAGCTGCTGCTGTGGGACGTGCCCCCGACCGCCCTGGAGCGGCTTGCCCGCACGGGCGAGGCCACCCGCACCCTCACCCTGGTGTCGCCCATCTCGGGCGTCATCACCAAGAAGGACGTCGTGGAGGGAGCGCGCCTGGAGATGGGCGCCACGCCTTACGAGATCGTCGACCTGTCGCGCGTGTGGGTGCTCGCGGACGTGTACGAGAGCGAGCTGCGCCACGTGAAGGTGGGCATGCCCGCCAACCTCCAGCTCAAGGCCTTCCCCAACCGGGTGTTCGCCGGGAAGGTGGCCTTCCTCGACCCGGTGATGGACGCGGCCACGCGCACCGTCAAGGTGCGCCTGGAGTTCCCCAACCCCGACGGCGACCTGCGTCCCGAAATGTTCGGTGAGGTGGTGCTCCGCGGCACGACGCGGGACGCGCTGAAGGTTCCCTCCGACGCGGTCGTCCCCACCGGCACCACCCAGGTCGTCTTCGTGGCGCTCGGCGACGGGCGCTTCCAGCCCCGTGAGGTCCGCCTGGGCGAGTCGGATGGAAAGAGCGTGGAGGTGACGTCGGGCCTGAAGGCCGGCGACCAGGTCGTCACCGGCGCCAACTTCCTCGTCGACTCCGAGTCGCGCCTGCGTGCATCGCTGGCCGCGCTGGCCGCTCCCTCATCAGGGAGCGACACGGCAGCGCCTCCCCCCTCCTCGCCTCCGGCGAGTGCTCCCCCAGCCGCCTCCGGCCACGGAGGCCACTGA
- a CDS encoding heavy metal-binding domain-containing protein — MRRTLCVLASILSFAACVSEPKRLPASVDPSNPDAPEAPPAAQPTAFAAPTPEGPAPANEPQGAGYAHHGASSSASAPDAGAAVYTCPMHPEVRSSKPGTCPKCGMKLVPEKPSSEETPDAGQPGSAPAGHDHGHGGHP; from the coding sequence ATGCGCAGAACCCTATGTGTGCTGGCGAGCATCCTTTCCTTCGCCGCCTGCGTCTCCGAGCCAAAGAGGCTGCCCGCCTCGGTAGACCCGTCGAATCCGGATGCCCCCGAGGCTCCGCCCGCTGCTCAGCCGACCGCATTCGCGGCCCCCACTCCTGAAGGGCCCGCGCCTGCCAACGAGCCACAAGGCGCGGGGTACGCCCACCACGGTGCTTCTTCTTCGGCATCCGCTCCAGATGCCGGCGCCGCCGTCTACACGTGTCCGATGCATCCGGAGGTGCGGTCCAGCAAGCCGGGCACCTGCCCGAAGTGCGGCATGAAGCTGGTGCCGGAGAAGCCCTCGAGCGAGGAGACCCCGGACGCGGGGCAGCCCGGCTCCGCGCCCGCGGGCCATGACCATGGACACGGAGGGCATCCGTGA